The genomic region GAATCCCaaagtcttattaaaaagatcgACATTGAATGGAAGTTATTCAAGAACAAACTTCAGTATTCAACATCATATCCTGTAGCTTATCAAATACCCAAACTCAAAACTAATCAGGCCAGAGAAAACGTTTCGTGTCAAGTTGATAGGCTAAAGAAATGGTTGGCTACCTTAATTGAGCTGCAGCCGCAATGCATCAtaacaagaaagaagattTCATTGTGCATATCTGATGGAAGCCATCCATTCTGGCGGTGTGGTGGGGCACAGCGTGGACAGCTGCAAAGGTAGAACAAACAACGTATGCAAATCAAATGAACCCAATGAAAACAAGCGACATTGGGATTCAAGAGCTGCATCACCAATTGCTGTGTGGCTCATTTTAAACTTCTTTGTCTACGGTGCTGAATGATCAAAGAGGCGTTCTTCCAGTCCATCTGGCATCAAATATTCTTTCATGACTTCAGAGCCTCGATAAATTAATCTAGGTTCATATCATGCGCCAGCCATAGTCACAACAGCTGAATATTGACTTTACAAGTCCAGACCAGTTCCCGTCAGAAGTCTTGGAGGTcatttctcaacatcaacttaTATAAACTCTGTCCTAGTTGTTATGTCTTGATTGTAGCCTGGCagaaaaggtaaaaaataaACAATCAAGGCCTTATTACCTACCTTACAGAAAAAACACACTAGCCACGACCTGGTCACCGCGCACcctttgtttttttttctcttggGCTCAAGTCTGTCCCCAAGTACCTCGCCAGCAAAGCCTTGCCCGCATGGTACTTATTCACGACCCTCAACTTTGGGCTTCCCCTCCCCCACTTCACTTTCTGCTCCCATTCAGtccctctcttctttctttcacaCCATTGGGATCTTTGGAAATCTCGTCCCTTAAAGTGAAGCCACGGCCGACTCAAGCCAACGAACCTCGACGGCTCGTAGCTTTTTcacacttcttcttcaagtagTACTTCATTATCGCTACTCTTGTCCACATCCTCCGACTGAGACCCAAACTTCTTTGTCGTCTGCTGGTGgacatcaccatcagcaaCCCTCCACGACAATAACAATGTCTCTGCTCCCACCCGACATCCACGCAGAGCTTTCACAGCTCCTGCAAGCTCTGCAGTCCCCCGACAACAGTATAAGATCACAAGCTGAGGAGCACCTGCAGAACAACTGGACTGCCACCCGACCTGAGGTCCTGTTAATGGGACTGGCGGAACAGATTCAAGCTGCTGGCGACAATGCGACACGATCTTTTTCCGCTGTAATCTTCCGCCGAATTGCTTCAAAAACCCGCAAGAATGAGGCCGGAGAGACCACGGATCTGTTCATCTCTTTGACTAAGGACCAAGCCGCCGTCATTCGACAAAAGATTCTCGAGATCCTTGCCGCCGAGTCTGAACGCCTCGTTCGCAACAAAATTAGTGATGCTGTTGCCGAGCTTGCCAGGCAATACACCGAGAATGGTAAGCTTTTCAAAGCCCTGGAGTGACCCTCCATATCCTGGAACTTGGTTAACAACTCCTGCAATAGGCGATATTTGGCCCGAACTGCTTGGCGCTCTTTTCCAACTTAGCCAAGCCCCCGAACCAGAGAAGCGAGAGAATGCGTTCCGAGTCTTCGCTACCACTCCCGCCATCATCGAGAAGCAGCATGAGGAGGCTGTTCTTCAAGCTTTCCAGAAGGGCTTCAAAGACGACGCCGTCATGGTATGGTACCCCTGCCGCGGGGCAGACTTTTCTGTCCCACATTGCATGTCATGGCTCTGCTAACCACAGCTATAGGTCCGTCTTGCGGCTATGGAGGCTTTTGCTTCATTCTTCAGGACCATTAGCAAGAAGGGACAGGCTAAGTACTACGCCCTTATTCCCGATGTCCTCAACATTCTCCCTCCGATCAAGGATTCTCAGGATTCAGACGACCTCAGCAAGGCGCTCCTGGCTCTCATCGATCTCGCCGAGTCTGCTCCCAAAATGTTCAAGCCTCTCTTCCAGAACCTTGTCCAATTTAGCATCTCGGTAATTCAGGACAAGGAGCTCGAAAACATCTGCCGCCAAAACGCTCTTGAGCTCATGGCTACATTTGCCGATTACGCCCCCTCCGTGTGCCGAAAGGACCCATCATACACAAATGACATGATCACCCAGTGCTTGAGTCTCATGACGGATCTaggcgaggatgacgatgatgcttcCGAATGGATGGCATCTGATGACGTGAGTTTTTAGAATGGAGACAAATAATTCATGTAACTAACTCACCCTGCAGTTTGACCAGGACGAGAGTGACCAGAACCACGTTGCTGGCGAGCAAACCATGGACCGACTTGCGAACAAGCTTGGGGGACAGACCATTCTGGCCCCTACTTTCAACTGGCTTCCTCGTATGATGACTTCCATGGCTTGGAGGGATCGACATGCTGCTCTGATGGCCATCTCTGCCATCTCCGAGGGCTGCCGTGATCTGATGATTGGAGAGCTTAGCCAAGTGCTAGATCTAGTGGTTCCCGCTCTCCgagatcctcatcctcgagtTCGATGGGCGGGCTGCAATGCTCTTGGTCAGATGAGCACTGACTTTGCCCCTAAGATGCAGACCGACTACTACGACCGAGTTCTCAAGGCAATCATTCCTGTCCTCGACTCGCCCGAAGGCCGTGTCAAGTCCCacgcagcagcagctctTGTTAACTTCTGTgaggaggccgagaaggcCACTCTGGAGCCATACTTGGACGAGCTACTTTCGCATCTTTTCCAGCTTCTGCAAAATGAAAAACGCTATGTCCAAGAGCAAGCTCTCTCTACAATCGCCACCATCGCCGACGCCGCTGAAGCTGCCTTCTCGAAATACTACGATACCCTCATGCCTCTTCTTGTTAATGTTCTCCAGAACCAGAGCGAGAAGGAGTACCGACTTCTGCGTGCCAAGGCTATGGAGTGCGCCACATTGATCGCCCTGGCCGTTGGAAAAGAGCGTCTTGGCCAGGATGCTATGACTCTTGTCAACCTTCTGGCCAACATCCAGGCAAACATTACTGATGCAGAcgatcctcaagctcaatacCTAATGCACTGCTGGGGCCGCATGTGTCGTGTTCTCGGTTCCGACTTCCTTCCATTTCTTCACAACGTCATGCCTCCTCTGCTGGAGCTTGCTGTTGCCAAGGCTGATATCCAACTGCTGGACGATGATGACCAGGTTGAGCAGATGCAGAATGAGGAGGGATGGGAACTTGTTCCCCTCAAGGGTAAGATGATTGGTATCAAGACAAGTACCATGGATGACAAGCACATGGCCATTGAACTCCTGGTCGTCTACGCCCAAGTCCTTGAGGCTTCTTTTGCTCCCTATGTAGCGGagatcatggagaagatcGCTTTGCCTGGCCTTgcattcttcttccatgatCCTGTTCGATATATCTCTGCCAAGCTTGTTCCTCAGCTGTTGAGCTCTTACAAGAAAGCCTACGGCCCTCAGTCCAACGAGCTCCGTGGTCTGTGGAGTGCGACTGTCGACAAGCTCCTCGAGGTCTTGACTGCTGAGCCTGCCATCGACACACTTGCTGAGATGTACCAATGCTTCTATGAATCTGTTGAGGTAATTGGAAAGGACTGTCTTTCTGCAGACCACCTCAGCCGATTCATCGACTCGGTACATTCTGCTATTGAGGACTACAAGGACCGTGTCGCCCAACGTCTTGAAGATAAGGAGGGAGCCACTGCCGAGGACGTggaagatgaggctgaggataCTCTGATGGCTATCGAGGATGATCAGACCCTGCTTTCGGATATGAACAAGGCTTTCCATGCTATTTTCAAGAACCACGGTGCTGCGTTCTTGCCTGCCTGGGAGCGATTGATGCCCACATATGAGGGCTTCCTTACCTCAAATGATCCCACCCAACGCCAGTGGGGACTCTGCATCATGGATGATGTCCTTGAGTACTGCGGCACTGAGAGCACACGATATGCCAACTACATCACCCAACCGCTCATCGATGGTTGTCGTGATGCTTCGCCGGCTATTCGCCAGGCGGCAGCTTACGGCATCGGAGTTGCGGCGCACCGAGGTGGAGCACCGTGGGCGCAGTTCTTGGGAGGCTCAGTCCCCTTCTTGTTCCAGGTCACTCAGGTTCCTGACGCTCGTAATGAGGACAATGTCTACGCGACTGAGAATGCATGTGCAGCTATCGCCAAGATTCTCCACTATAATGCAAGCACAGTGGGAGACTTGCAAACCGTGATTACGCAATGGGTAGAGACTCTACCCGTGAccaacgatgaagaagcgGCACCGTATGCTTATGCATATCTTGCGGAGCTGATTGACCAGTAAGTACTCTCCGCCCTCAACGTACCACCAGTATGTTGGTGTGCTCATGCTAACGCTTTGAACTTGTAGACGACACCCAGCCGTGGCGAACCAAGCGGGCAAAGTCTTCGTGTTTATCGCCCAAGCTCTCGAGGCAGAGACCCTCGTGGGACAGACTGCCAACCGGGTAGCATTAGCAACCAAGGGGTTCCTGACATCGACCGGCGTTGACCCTACGCCTCTTCTGCAGCAATTTTCTCCTGAGGCACAGCGAACCATCATGGGATTCTTCAACTAGGAGGAAGCTCGCAGATGGGCTGAGTCTTGCCACCCTTTCGGAAGTCAAATGACGGTAGACTGGTTCATATCACCCAGCCGAGTGTCGCCGGGTATCGAGATGGCCCTATAGGCCATCCCTGGAGAGATGTAGCGGCGTCTTTAGATGATGAACGCTATAAGATGTCAGCCATGGGCCTGGAACCCGTTTAGGGGGCAGGTAGCTCCAACGGGCGAATCCACAAAGCAATGGTGGCATCGATGTGATGTGGAGATGCGCTTCATTCGAGCGAAATGGATCGGGTTCGAATCAGCGTCCAAGAAATGCCATGTCCCGAacatggaagaagagaaacagaGGACAACGGTCCTAGGCGTCGGGGTAAAAATGAGAGGGCATTTTGTTTAGGCAGTCTAAATCCTCAAGACCGCATGGCGCCTTTTTTACAAAATCATTAGAGTTCACGAGTTAGGTTATTGATAACTGGTTAGTACCTCGTCGCGAGGGTTTTGGTCGGCAGCGGCAAGACAGTCAAACAGTCAGtcggttggttggttggtctGTCTGTCATATATATAGATGACGAGTTTTGTAGCGTACGGAATTATGAATCAAATAACCACACCGGTTTCCTTCCCATGACTGAATGATAAGATGGGCTAGGGGAGATATGGAATGGATGTCTTTACTCGCATGCAGGATCGTGGAGGCCCTTCCTTGATATTGGGGATACTCTGATATTTGCCTCTGGCTTGCCAAGTGAGTATTGATTGATTCAGCCACGATTCGCAATAGTACGACAAGGAGGGGGAATTGAGTCAATGTACTGCCCAACTTcggtacctaggtacttatGCAGAGTGATGAAGGTTACTTAACTCTGTCGCCATCACCAGAGCGCAAATGCCATTTCACAAAGACAGACTGGTGAGCATTGGCACTCAAAACAAAGCTAATAATGATGGCGACAGGGTTGACGGGTACCTTTAGGTGAAAGCAGAGCTACAGGGAGGGGGCGTGTTGAATATTGAACACTGTATAAGTACTAAGCTATACCCTCCAtttgaatgaatgaatgatgaaTGCTTGCTCGCACTTTGGTCTTACATTTTTCTGGCCTGCAAGGAACCGCGGGTGTGCTAGCGAATTCGAGACATTCTCATGCAGGGTACTTATCACATATTTAGGGACTTGCTTACACCACTTTTTCTTTTGGTGAGAAAGATGCATTTTTGGTATTGGATTTCAGATCTGGATAGTGATTTTAATTGACTGTGTGTTTCAATGCAAAAACTGGACATTTCCCGAAATGGTGATGATCTCTGGACTTGACAGGCACAGGGCATGTACAAAGAAAGGATAAATTGTTGTGCAGCCCGGACGGGCGAAGCACAGGGTCTTCTCGTCCCAGCCCAAAAAGGCCCCGAGGTTGTCTGTCCTCCAGTAAACCCGATGGACAAGGTAAGGTAGCCGTCTTTCATTGTTGGGGAAATGCTTTGAAGTTATAGTGAGATCAAGTTGTAACCTTCTATTGATACAGTTTTCTATCGGCTTATGTTAAATATCCAACGTTATTGCAATGCTATGATTTCCTCAGAAATCACCCATCTGATATCAAATCATTCCCGGCTCTTACTCGAGCCTAGCCTCTACTGGGCAATGCTCAAGCCTCTTGCACCGGAGTTACTCCTGGCGCCGAGCAAGTTCaagttcctcctcctcacccCACATGCATGAGTCCTGTACTCTGTACGGTACAGTACTCTAAGTGCAGTATAAGAACGCGCTGTGCGCTACCCTCGGCAGGCTAAGGCAAAGTCTTGAGATGGATACTTCTGTGCTTACCTTATCTTGGAAGTATCTACCTTAGGTACGGTAAGTATCTAAAGGATATCTCACCTTGAGTTGTGCAGCAGGTTCCGACTTTGCTTCTTATAGGTAGGCAGCACCCGCAAATGGGGATCTTGAGAGGGTTCGACTGAGCCGCAGAAAGCGGCAGTCACCAGCCCCTCTCTCATGGAAGCTCGTAGTCCTCAATCTCCGGCTTCCATTAGCACCAGTAGCCCATAACGTTAGTAAGATAGTCCGTTGTCCTTCGGCCTGTCTTGCTTCCCACCTCACACTAGCCACACCATGATCCATTGGATCCacccaatccaatccaatccaatccaatgctCCCAGGTAGGTAGGcgtggcatggcatggcatggcatggcgtGGAAggtaaggcaaggcaagacaagacaagacaagacaaggtgggtaggtaggtacagtaggtaggtactttcCCCCACCCACACACACCCAaagcagcccagcccagcccagcccagggCATCTGCTTCTCACGCATtcccattcttcttctgccatACCGTCCTCTACTTCTGCATCCCTCTCGTTTTCCCCTTCAAACGACATAGCGGATCCTCCCCCCTCGACGTTGACGCGATCCAGCCTCAAACGTAGAATCTGCTTTTCTCACGCCTCTCCTCCGATCGCAAATCTTCCACATTTCCGACCTTTCCATCGCCGCGATTTTTGAGCCACAGTCCAACCCCGAACAGTACAAATTCGACCAAGCACGAAATACCCACCCCCGCGCATTTGCCATCTGCGATTACTCTGTCCCTCTCTTTTTTGCTCGGTCGCTTGATCTCTCCGGCCTGATTTATCACGTTAAAACATCGACCCGACccgactcgactcgactcgacttgACATAACCCATCTTGACCCGCCACGGTTCTCCCATATCGCGACTTCTCTCACCTCGTCATACTGTTGCGTTTGTCACCAGTCTTCGCCTTTTCTTTCCGCTGCAGCTAGGGTCTTCTCAGGCCGCCAACCTTTCCGACGCCTCGGTAGTCGAACTAGGACACCAACCGTCAGACTTCGCGCTATACATACGGGACAACACCCGCTCACCACTTCCCTCAAGCGCCTGGCTAGGCCGTCCAGCCAGATGCTGTCGCTATGGATGGCTACTACTCTCcccatcagcagcagcagcagcagcagcagcaaccatCTCAACAGTTCCAACAACCTCGAATGCAGCAGAACCAGCAGAACCACATGCAGCACAATATGAATGATCCAAACTTCTATCAGGGAGGAGATTCCCTCGATGATATTGTGCGCGATAACCAAGACAAGCTATACCGCCGACAGAGCATGCCCCAAGCCTTTACTAACCCTATGGGTCAGTTCCAGATgaatcagcagcagcagcaagggcAAAGGCGGATGTCTTCAGTCGACAACGGTGACGTGATGACCTTTGGAACCGATAACGCCGACCTCAACTCGTACCAATTTAACCAACCACCCATCGGAGGGGGGTTTCCCAACATTAATACCTCCATCGGCATGGACCAAATGGGCAATTATATGACATCTGACCCTAATGGCTATTCGACCATATCCCCTGATATGATGAGTTCTATGATGCCCTCTACCTTTGCAAGCATGAGCGTTGGAGCACAGATGGCCGGCAACGCCTCACCGATGAACCTTTACTCACCGTCCATGAGCCAGTTCCCACACGGCCAACTGACCCCTCAAGTTCAGGTTGGTAACGACTTCTCCATGGATCTTTCTCCGGATGCCGGCTCCATGAATATGAACCAAAGCAACCCTCCCACGACGACCCCGATCCCGGCTCCCACCAACAACGCTATGGATACCATAGAGGATTCGGGCGACAGTATGATGAACCATCCGGCTTTCAATAACATGAATGCTGGAGATAATAACCAAAACTTACCTGCACTTTCTCgccaagtctcaactgcctCCGGCTCTGTTGTTTCACCTCCACAGCAACACTCACACGGAGCTATGTCCTCCTCAACCGTTACTCATCCGACCAGCACTTCAGTTGCAACGACCCCATCAACCGGCGATGCCCCGAGGGACTCAAAGGAAAAGACGATATACTCAAAGAGTGGGTTTGATATGCTTAAAGCTTTGTGGTTAGTCGCTACCCGTAAGAACCCGCGCATACAACTTGGCGCTGTGGACATGTCCTGCGCCTTTGTCGTCTGCGATGTCTCCATGAACGATTGCCCTATTATATACGTTTCGGACAACTTCCAAAACCTCACCGGTTATAGTCGTCATGAGATTGTCGGCCAGAATTGCCGCTTTCTGCAGGCCCCAGATGGCAAAGTCGAAGCGGGCTCCAAGCGAGAGttcgttgatgatggagccgTCTACAatttgaagaagatggttcaCGAAGGCAGGGAGGTTCAGCAGAGTCTTATCAACTATCGAAAGGGTGGAAAACCTTTCCTCAACCTTCTAACTATGATCCCCATCCCGTGGGACACTGATGAAATCAGATACTTTATTGGCTTTCAGATCGACCTCGTTGAATGCCCGGACGCGATCGCATCGAATCAAGACCTCGGTGGTGTAAAGGTGAACTACAAACACAGCGACATTGGCCAATACATCTGGACACCACCGCAATCCAGTCACTGGGAGCCCGATAACGGCCAGACGTTAGGCGTTGACGATGTCTCCACCCTGTTACAGCAGTTCAGCCCCAAGGGTCTCACCTCTGATTGGCATAAGCAATCATGGGATAAGATGCTCCTCGAGAATACCGACGATGTGGTTCATGTTCTCTCGCTCAAAGGTCTCTTTCTGTATCTCTCTCCGTCTTGCAAGAAGGTCCTAGAATATGAGGCTGCGGATTTGGTTGGCAACTCACTTTCAACAGTATGTCATCCATCTGATATTGTTCCTGTTACACGCGAGCTGAAGGACACAACAACCGGAAACCCTGTCAACATTGTGTTCCGAATTCGCAGAAAGCACAGTGGTTACACTTGGTTCGAAAGCCACGGTTCACTGTTTGTCGAACAAGGAAAGGGTCGAAAGTGCATCATTTTGGTAGGCCGCAAGCGACCGGTGTTTGCTCTAAGTCGCCGCAATCTTGAAGCGAATGGTGGTATTGGTGACAGCGAACTCTGGACGAAACTCTCGACATCGGGCCTGTTCTTATATGTCTCTTCGAATATCCGATCTCTCCTCGACCTCCAGCCTGATAGCCTAGTGGGAACCAGTATACAGGATCTTATGCGAAAAGAATCACGCCCCGAGTTTGGGCGAACGCTGGAAAAAGCCAGGCGAGGAAAAATTGTCACATGCAAACACGAGGTCCAGAACCGAAGGGGCCAAGTGTTGCAAGCCCAGACGACTCTGTACCCGGGTGACGCCTCTGAGGGCCAAAAGCCATCGTTCTTGCTTGCCCAGACAAAGCTCCTCAAGGCATCATCACGTAACCTGGCTCCCGCTAGCACCGGTTCCAGGTCTCTCGCCGCAACCCCGAGATCCAGTAACGGCACCGAAAACCACGCCACGGGTCATATTTCACAGCCTGCCGGTGGCGCGTTAGCCCCCGGTAGCCAAGACGCTGCTTTAGCCTCAGAGGACAACATTTTTGATGAATTGAGAACAACGAAATGCTCTAGCTGGCAATTTGAGTTGCGGCAGATGGAAAAGGTTAACCGTATTCTTGCTGAGGAACTTGGCGGCCTGCTGTCCAGCAAGAAAAAACGAAAGCGAAGAAAGGGCGTTGGCAATGTGGTGCGAGACTGCGCCAACTGCCACACAAGAAACACGCCCGAATGGCGAAGAGGACCTAGTGGTCAAAGGGATCTTTGTAACAGCTGTGGTCTTCGGTGGGCCAAACAAGTACGCCTCTTCTATCTTCTATCAATTGTGATATTTATTAACAATTTCATCAGACTGGTCGAGTTTCTCCACGCAATTCTTCACGCGGGGCTAACACAGCAAATGGTGATGCTCGAAGCAAAAAGTCCAACTCTCCGTCGTCACCACTGCATAAAGAATTGTCCGCAGACAACTCCAAAGCGCAAACACCCAACGGTGAGAACGGCATAAACCCAGCCCAACTCACGAAGCAAAAGATAGAAAATGGAACATCAGCACCCAGCGGTGCCCCTTCAGCGACAGGGGTCAAATCATCGGCCGGAATGCCACCGCTAAGCCATTCATCCATGTTGGGCGTCGGCCAGGCCTCGTCGATGGCTTCGATCCGAGAAGAGCGCGAGACGAGTCAGCCTTGAACAACAAGCATAATgcatttccttctcttgatgTTTTCAATCCTCGATGCTACGACTTGGTAAAGGATTTACGGAGCGTGGTGCCTGGATTAAGCGGCATTTTTGATACCCGCcacttttctttcttcatgCTGGCCTCTATTTCAGACCTGGGGCTCATGGAATTAACAAAACATTTATGACACCCGCGGCCTGGGGCTCACATGATGGCACTCAGCATAACGAGATTGTCtgcttttatttatttgGGAGAGAAATAACTTCTCCGTGGTGTACAAGGCTCCTGGATTTTGGAATTGGGAATAGACACGATATACCTACAACAACATACACGAGGCGTTAAGGAATGGGATGGCATGAATACGACTTGGACAGATCTTCCTGGCCTTGGCCCCTGATACAGATTTTGCACTTATCGACGACGTCCATGGGCCGGGTGGCCCGGCTTTGGTCTTCATGCTTCTACTCAACATAGAGGGCGGGCTGGGTTTATTCGAATGCTAGTACGGTTCCATGTTTAGCACGGCAGGGTACGCATTGTCAGGAG from Fusarium fujikuroi IMI 58289 draft genome, chromosome FFUJ_chr04 harbors:
- a CDS encoding probable beta karyopherin, whose product is MSLLPPDIHAELSQLLQALQSPDNSIRSQAEEHLQNNWTATRPEVLLMGLAEQIQAAGDNATRSFSAVIFRRIASKTRKNEAGETTDLFISLTKDQAAVIRQKILEILAAESERLVRNKISDAVAELARQYTENGDIWPELLGALFQLSQAPEPEKRENAFRVFATTPAIIEKQHEEAVLQAFQKGFKDDAVMVRLAAMEAFASFFRTISKKGQAKYYALIPDVLNILPPIKDSQDSDDLSKALLALIDLAESAPKMFKPLFQNLVQFSISVIQDKELENICRQNALELMATFADYAPSVCRKDPSYTNDMITQCLSLMTDLGEDDDDASEWMASDDFDQDESDQNHVAGEQTMDRLANKLGGQTILAPTFNWLPRMMTSMAWRDRHAALMAISAISEGCRDLMIGELSQVLDLVVPALRDPHPRVRWAGCNALGQMSTDFAPKMQTDYYDRVLKAIIPVLDSPEGRVKSHAAAALVNFCEEAEKATLEPYLDELLSHLFQLLQNEKRYVQEQALSTIATIADAAEAAFSKYYDTLMPLLVNVLQNQSEKEYRLLRAKAMECATLIALAVGKERLGQDAMTLVNLLANIQANITDADDPQAQYLMHCWGRMCRVLGSDFLPFLHNVMPPLLELAVAKADIQLLDDDDQVEQMQNEEGWELVPLKGKMIGIKTSTMDDKHMAIELLVVYAQVLEASFAPYVAEIMEKIALPGLAFFFHDPVRYISAKLVPQLLSSYKKAYGPQSNELRGLWSATVDKLLEVLTAEPAIDTLAEMYQCFYESVEVIGKDCLSADHLSRFIDSVHSAIEDYKDRVAQRLEDKEGATAEDVEDEAEDTLMAIEDDQTLLSDMNKAFHAIFKNHGAAFLPAWERLMPTYEGFLTSNDPTQRQWGLCIMDDVLEYCGTESTRYANYITQPLIDGCRDASPAIRQAAAYGIGVAAHRGGAPWAQFLGGSVPFLFQVTQVPDARNEDNVYATENACAAIAKILHYNASTVGDLQTVITQWVETLPVTNDEEAAPYAYAYLAELIDQRHPAVANQAGKVFVFIAQALEAETLVGQTANRVALATKGFLTSTGVDPTPLLQQFSPEAQRTIMGFFN
- a CDS encoding probable white collar 1 protein, whose translation is MDGYYSPHQQQQQQQQQPSQQFQQPRMQQNQQNHMQHNMNDPNFYQGGDSLDDIVRDNQDKLYRRQSMPQAFTNPMGQFQMNQQQQQGQRRMSSVDNGDVMTFGTDNADLNSYQFNQPPIGGGFPNINTSIGMDQMGNYMTSDPNGYSTISPDMMSSMMPSTFASMSVGAQMAGNASPMNLYSPSMSQFPHGQLTPQVQVGNDFSMDLSPDAGSMNMNQSNPPTTTPIPAPTNNAMDTIEDSGDSMMNHPAFNNMNAGDNNQNLPALSRQVSTASGSVVSPPQQHSHGAMSSSTVTHPTSTSVATTPSTGDAPRDSKEKTIYSKSGFDMLKALWLVATRKNPRIQLGAVDMSCAFVVCDVSMNDCPIIYVSDNFQNLTGYSRHEIVGQNCRFLQAPDGKVEAGSKREFVDDGAVYNLKKMVHEGREVQQSLINYRKGGKPFLNLLTMIPIPWDTDEIRYFIGFQIDLVECPDAIASNQDLGGVKVNYKHSDIGQYIWTPPQSSHWEPDNGQTLGVDDVSTLLQQFSPKGLTSDWHKQSWDKMLLENTDDVVHVLSLKGLFLYLSPSCKKVLEYEAADLVGNSLSTVCHPSDIVPVTRELKDTTTGNPVNIVFRIRRKHSGYTWFESHGSLFVEQGKGRKCIILVGRKRPVFALSRRNLEANGGIGDSELWTKLSTSGLFLYVSSNIRSLLDLQPDSLVGTSIQDLMRKESRPEFGRTLEKARRGKIVTCKHEVQNRRGQVLQAQTTLYPGDASEGQKPSFLLAQTKLLKASSRNLAPASTGSRSLAATPRSSNGTENHATGHISQPAGGALAPGSQDAALASEDNIFDELRTTKCSSWQFELRQMEKVNRILAEELGGLLSSKKKRKRRKGVGNVVRDCANCHTRNTPEWRRGPSGQRDLCNSCGLRWAKQTGRVSPRNSSRGANTANGDARSKKSNSPSSPLHKELSADNSKAQTPNGENGINPAQLTKQKIENGTSAPSGAPSATGVKSSAGMPPLSHSSMLGVGQASSMASIREERETSQP